In Microbacterium soli, the DNA window CGCGGATGTCCGCGGAGGGCATTCCGCAGCTGGCGGCCGTCCTGGGGTCGTGCACGGCGGGCGGCGCTTACGTCCCCGCGATGAGTGACGAGACGGTCATCGTGCGCAACCAGGGCACGATCTTCCTCGGCGGCCCGCCGCTCGTCAAAGCCGCCATCGGCGAGGTCGTCACCGCCGAGGAGCTCGGCGGGGGAGAACTCCACGCCCGTCGTTCGGGTGTCGTGGACCACCTGGCGGAGGACGACGAGCACGCGCTGCAGATCCTGCGCGACATCGTGGCGACCCTGCCCCGCCCCGCCGCCCCCGCCTGGGAGGTCGTCGCCTCTCGCTCGCCGGCGCAGCAGGGCAGCATGTACGACGTCGTCCCCGTTGACGTGAACGAGGCCTACGACGTGCACGAGGTCATCGACCGACTCGTCGATGCCGACAGCTTCTCCGAGTTCAAGCCCGAGTACGCCACCACACTCGTCACGGGCTTCGCCGTGCTGCACGGGCATCCGGTCGGTGTCATCGCCAACAACGGGGTGCTCTTCAGCGAGTCCGCCCTGAAGGGAGCGCACTTCATCGAACTGTGCGATCAGCGCGGCATCCCGCTGCTGTTCCTGCAGAACATCACCGGGTTCATGGTCGGCACCGACGCGGAAGCGGGCGGAATAGCCAAGGACGGCGCGAAGATGGTCACCGCGGTGGCGACCACACGGGTTCCCAAGCTCACCGTGATCATCGGCGGCTCCTTCGGCGCGGGGAACTACTCGATGTGCGGTCGGGCCTATTCACCGCGCTTCCTGTGGACCTGGCCGGCGAGCCGGATCTCGGTGATGGGCGGGAGGCAGGCGGCATCCGTCCTCGCCACCGTCAAGGGCGACCAGCTGGCGGCTCGGGGCCAGGAGTGGACACGCGCGCAGAGGGAAGCGTTCGAGGAGCCCATCCGCGATCAGTACGAGCAGCAGGGCGAGCCGTACTACGCGACGGCGCGGCTGTGGGACGACGGCATCGTCGACCCCGATCAGACCCGCGACCTGCTGGGCCTCGCCCTCGACGTCGTCTCCCGCAGCCCCATGCCCGAGCCGCACTTCGGCCTCTTCCGGATGTGACTGTCATGACCTTGCACACCGCTGATCCCGCCTTCGTCTTCGAGACCGTCCTCGTCGCCAATCGCGGGGAGATCGCCCGCCGCATCATCCGCTCGCTGCGCACGCTCGGCATCCGGAGCATCGCCGTGTTCAGCGACGCGGACGCCGACGCCCCGCACGTGCGCGAGGCCGACGACGCGGTGCGCATCGGCGGCGCATCCGCCGCGGAGTCCTACCTCAAGGTCGACGCCGTCATGGAGGCTGCGCGCCGGTCCGGCGCGCAGGCCATCCACCCGGGGTACGGCTTCCTGTCAGAGAGCGTGTCCCTCGCCGAGGCCTGCGCGGCCGCGGGCATCGTGTTCATCGGCCCCGGCAGGGAGGCACTGCAGATCATGGGCGACAAGGCCCGCGCCCGTGAGCACGTGTCCGCGCACGGTGTTCCCGTCGTTCCCGGCTTCGATGCCACGGGCATGGACGATGCGCTCATCCGCCTGCGCGCCGACGAGATCGGGTATCCGCTGCTGGTCAAACCCAGCGCCGGCGGCGGGGGCAAGGGCATGGAGGTCGTCCGCACCGGCGATGAACTCGCGCAGGCGCTGGCCACGGCCCGGAGGGTGGCCACGGCGGCCTTCGACGATGATGCGCTGGTGCTGGAACGACTGGTGCGACGGCCGCGACACATCGAAGTGCAGGTCTTCGGGGACGCCCACGGCACCGTCCTCGCGCTGGGGGAGCGGGAGTGCACGCTGCAGCGTCGGCATCAGAAGGTCATGGAGGAGGCTCCGGCCGTCCGCCTGCCGTCTGCCGTCCGGGAGCGTCTGATGGACGCCGCCGTCGCCGCCGCGCGCAGCGTGCACTATGTCGGCGCGGGGACGGTGGAGTTCCTCGTGGAGGCGGATGCCGTCGACGAGGTCCACTTCATCGAGATGAACACCCGACTGCAGGTGGAGCATCCGGTCACCGAGCAGGTCACGGGGCTGGATCTCGTCGCCCTGCAGCTGCTGGTCGCTGCCGGCGGTGCGCTTCCCGCGCCGCCCCCGGCGCGCGGGCATGCGGTGGAGGCCCGCGTGTACGCCGAGTCGCCGGAGCGCGGATTCCTGCCCTCCACGGGGACGGTGCTGCTGTTCGATCCACCGCGCGGAGTCCGGGTGGATGCCGCCGTCGAGTCCGGATCGGAGGTCACCGGGTTCTACGATCCGATGATCGCGAAGATCATCGCCCATGGGCCGGATCGTGCCACAGCGCTGCGTCGGCTGGACGCGGCGCTCGCCCGCACGGTCGTGCTCGGCGTGGAGACCAACATCGCCTTCCTGCGGAGCCTGTGCACGCATGCGCGTGTCACCTCCGGCGACCTGGACACCGGACTCATCGAGACGATGCTGCCGCTGCCGCCCCGGCGTCCGTCGCCCCGGATGCTGGCATCCGCGGCGGTTCTCGTCGAGGCGCCCGACGACGTCCGGGTCGGTGAGCTGTGGGGCACGGCGCAGGGCTGGCGGATGGGGACGCCACCGGTCAGGGCGTCCGTCGCGTTCCTCACCGATGACGACGAGATCGTCGAGACCGCGCCGGACGCGAACGCGACGGCGGGCGCGGATGCCGCGACGGATGCAGAGGCGGCGGTGGACGCCGACGGCGCGATCTGGGTGTCCGAGAACGGGACGACCCTACGACTGCGACCGCTGTCGCGCCGCGCACGCCTGCTCC includes these proteins:
- a CDS encoding carboxyl transferase domain-containing protein, with the protein product MARTQQELADELRERIAETALGGPQHSRDRHVARGKMLPRDRVTRLLDEDSPFIEIAPLAATGLYDGAAPGAGVIAGIGLVHGRHVMVVCNDATVKGGTYFPMTVKKHLRAQEIALENRLPCLYLVDSGGAFLPKQDEVFPDRDHFGRIFFNQARMSAEGIPQLAAVLGSCTAGGAYVPAMSDETVIVRNQGTIFLGGPPLVKAAIGEVVTAEELGGGELHARRSGVVDHLAEDDEHALQILRDIVATLPRPAAPAWEVVASRSPAQQGSMYDVVPVDVNEAYDVHEVIDRLVDADSFSEFKPEYATTLVTGFAVLHGHPVGVIANNGVLFSESALKGAHFIELCDQRGIPLLFLQNITGFMVGTDAEAGGIAKDGAKMVTAVATTRVPKLTVIIGGSFGAGNYSMCGRAYSPRFLWTWPASRISVMGGRQAASVLATVKGDQLAARGQEWTRAQREAFEEPIRDQYEQQGEPYYATARLWDDGIVDPDQTRDLLGLALDVVSRSPMPEPHFGLFRM
- a CDS encoding acetyl/propionyl/methylcrotonyl-CoA carboxylase subunit alpha, with the translated sequence MTLHTADPAFVFETVLVANRGEIARRIIRSLRTLGIRSIAVFSDADADAPHVREADDAVRIGGASAAESYLKVDAVMEAARRSGAQAIHPGYGFLSESVSLAEACAAAGIVFIGPGREALQIMGDKARAREHVSAHGVPVVPGFDATGMDDALIRLRADEIGYPLLVKPSAGGGGKGMEVVRTGDELAQALATARRVATAAFDDDALVLERLVRRPRHIEVQVFGDAHGTVLALGERECTLQRRHQKVMEEAPAVRLPSAVRERLMDAAVAAARSVHYVGAGTVEFLVEADAVDEVHFIEMNTRLQVEHPVTEQVTGLDLVALQLLVAAGGALPAPPPARGHAVEARVYAESPERGFLPSTGTVLLFDPPRGVRVDAAVESGSEVTGFYDPMIAKIIAHGPDRATALRRLDAALARTVVLGVETNIAFLRSLCTHARVTSGDLDTGLIETMLPLPPRRPSPRMLASAAVLVEAPDDVRVGELWGTAQGWRMGTPPVRASVAFLTDDDEIVETAPDANATAGADAATDAEAAVDADGAIWVSENGTTLRLRPLSRRARLLRRLAAQTTTTGADDPTGHAPMPGTVVALHVAEGDVVREGDPLVSIEAMKMEHPVLAPHDGAVHLLVAVGDQVRREQPVARVDGQETA